One Dysosmobacter welbionis DNA segment encodes these proteins:
- the nifJ gene encoding pyruvate:ferredoxin (flavodoxin) oxidoreductase has protein sequence MARKFKSMDGNNAAAYVSYAFTEVAGIYPITPSSPMADLVDQWSAAGQKNIFGTTVKVVEMQSEAGASGTVHGSLAAGALTTTYTASQGLLLMIPNMYKIAGELLPCVFHVSARTVSTHALNIFGDHSDVMACRQTGFAMLCEGNVQEVMDLAPVAHLAAIEGRVPFVNFFDGFRTSHEIQKVAVWDYDDLKEMCDMDAVAAFRKHALNPERPNMRGSHENGDIFFQHREACNSYYTALPDVVEKYMGKINEKLGTDYQLFNYYGAADADRVIIAMGSICDVAEEVIDYLNAGGEKVGLIKVRLYRPWRADKLLAAIPATCKKIAVLDRTKEPGSQGEPLYMDVVTALANAGRTDIQVIGGRYGLGSKDTPPASVFAVYDELKKDSMKREFTIGIVDDVTHLSLEEKPAPSVAPAGTIECKFWGLGGDGTVGANKNSIKIIGDHTDKYVQAYFQYDSKKTGGVTISHLRFGDSPIKSSYYINKADFVACHVPAYITKHFPIVRDVKPGGVFLINCQWSDEELSHHLDAASKRYIAKNNIQVYTINAIDLAKEIGMGKRTNTILQSAFFSLAKVMPESEAVGYMKDAATHSYLKKGQDIVDMNHKAIDAGATAYKKFDVPADWANAVDEAEPVKHEGPAALVEQVSTILDPVGRMDGDSLPVSAFVKHVDGQFELGAAAYEKRGVAVSVPTWDSTKCIQCNNCAYVCPHATIRPFALTEEEAKNAPAAAKIVDVKAGKGKGVYKYTMAISPLDCMGCAVCVGQCPVDALTMVDQEQEAAQQEVFNYCVSQVSEKKDMQDNTVKGSQFRQPMLEFSGSCAGCAETSYARLITQLFGDRMYISNATGCSSIWGGPAATSPYCTNKEGHGPAWANSLFEDNAEHGLGMYLGQQATRSRLADLTRELIAKDWAVPALKEAGQKWLDTMEDSAANGEATKAYIAALESSICTVDELLANPKAEIHAFGEELKAKGETLCQCDACKLAAEILADKEFLSKKSMWIFGGDGWAYDIGFGGLDHVLASGNDVNVFVFDTEVYSNTGGQASKASNIGQVAQFAAAGKEIKKKSLAEIAMSYGYIYVAQVAMGANPAQTLKAIQEAEAYPGPSLIIGYAPCEMHSIKGGMMNCQKEMKKAVECGYWNLFRFNPAAEGAKFTLDSKEPAGGYQEFLMNEARYSRLTREFPDRAGELFQRNEKAAMDRYQHLLKLKAMYSE, from the coding sequence ATGGCAAGAAAGTTCAAGTCCATGGACGGTAACAACGCAGCTGCGTATGTCAGCTATGCGTTTACCGAAGTGGCGGGGATCTATCCCATCACCCCGTCCTCTCCCATGGCAGACTTGGTCGACCAGTGGTCCGCCGCTGGTCAGAAGAACATTTTCGGCACCACTGTCAAGGTCGTCGAGATGCAGTCCGAGGCGGGTGCCTCCGGCACGGTCCACGGCTCCCTGGCCGCCGGTGCGCTGACCACCACCTACACCGCATCCCAGGGCCTGCTGCTGATGATCCCCAATATGTACAAGATCGCCGGCGAGCTGCTGCCCTGCGTGTTCCATGTGTCCGCCCGTACCGTGTCCACCCACGCCCTGAACATTTTCGGCGACCACTCCGACGTCATGGCCTGCCGCCAGACCGGCTTCGCCATGCTGTGCGAGGGCAACGTGCAGGAGGTCATGGACCTGGCGCCCGTGGCCCATCTGGCCGCCATTGAGGGCCGCGTTCCCTTCGTGAACTTCTTCGACGGTTTCCGGACCTCTCACGAGATCCAGAAGGTCGCCGTGTGGGATTACGATGACCTGAAGGAGATGTGCGACATGGACGCCGTGGCGGCGTTCCGCAAGCACGCCCTGAATCCCGAGCGGCCCAACATGCGCGGCTCTCACGAGAACGGCGACATCTTCTTCCAGCATCGTGAGGCCTGCAACAGCTACTACACCGCTCTGCCCGACGTGGTGGAGAAGTACATGGGCAAGATCAACGAGAAGCTGGGTACCGACTATCAGCTGTTCAACTACTACGGCGCTGCCGACGCAGACCGCGTCATCATCGCCATGGGCTCCATCTGCGACGTGGCTGAGGAGGTCATCGACTATCTGAATGCGGGCGGCGAGAAGGTGGGCCTCATCAAGGTCCGGCTGTACCGGCCCTGGCGTGCGGACAAGCTGCTCGCCGCCATCCCCGCCACCTGCAAGAAGATCGCCGTGCTGGACCGCACCAAGGAGCCCGGCTCCCAGGGCGAGCCCCTGTACATGGACGTGGTCACTGCTCTGGCCAACGCCGGCCGGACCGACATCCAGGTGATCGGCGGCCGTTACGGCCTGGGCAGCAAGGACACCCCGCCCGCCTCCGTCTTCGCCGTGTATGACGAGCTGAAGAAGGATTCCATGAAGCGCGAGTTCACCATCGGCATCGTGGACGATGTGACCCACCTGAGCCTGGAGGAGAAGCCCGCTCCCAGCGTGGCTCCCGCCGGTACGATTGAGTGCAAGTTCTGGGGCCTGGGCGGCGACGGCACCGTGGGCGCCAACAAGAACTCCATCAAGATCATCGGCGACCATACCGACAAGTATGTCCAGGCGTACTTCCAGTACGACTCCAAGAAGACCGGCGGCGTCACCATCAGCCACCTGCGCTTCGGCGACTCCCCCATCAAGTCTTCCTACTACATCAACAAGGCCGACTTCGTGGCCTGCCACGTGCCCGCCTACATCACCAAGCACTTCCCCATTGTCCGGGACGTGAAGCCCGGCGGTGTGTTCCTGATCAACTGCCAGTGGAGCGACGAGGAGCTGAGCCACCATCTGGATGCCGCCTCCAAGCGCTACATCGCCAAGAACAACATTCAGGTCTACACCATCAACGCCATCGACCTGGCCAAGGAAATCGGCATGGGCAAGCGCACCAACACCATCCTGCAGTCCGCCTTCTTCTCTCTGGCTAAGGTCATGCCTGAGAGCGAGGCTGTGGGCTACATGAAGGACGCCGCCACCCACTCCTACCTGAAGAAGGGCCAGGACATCGTGGACATGAACCACAAGGCCATCGACGCCGGCGCCACCGCCTACAAGAAGTTCGATGTGCCCGCCGACTGGGCCAACGCTGTGGACGAGGCCGAGCCCGTCAAGCACGAGGGCCCCGCCGCTCTGGTGGAGCAGGTCAGCACGATTCTGGACCCCGTGGGCCGCATGGACGGCGACAGCCTGCCCGTGTCCGCCTTCGTCAAGCATGTGGACGGCCAGTTCGAGCTGGGCGCCGCCGCCTATGAGAAGCGCGGCGTGGCCGTGTCCGTTCCCACTTGGGATTCCACCAAGTGCATCCAGTGTAACAACTGCGCCTATGTCTGCCCCCACGCCACCATCCGTCCCTTCGCTCTGACGGAGGAGGAGGCCAAGAATGCCCCCGCCGCCGCCAAGATCGTGGACGTGAAGGCCGGCAAGGGCAAGGGCGTGTACAAGTACACCATGGCCATCAGCCCGCTGGACTGCATGGGCTGCGCCGTGTGCGTGGGCCAGTGCCCGGTGGACGCCCTGACCATGGTGGACCAGGAGCAGGAGGCCGCCCAGCAGGAGGTCTTCAACTACTGCGTCTCCCAGGTGTCCGAGAAGAAGGACATGCAGGACAACACCGTCAAGGGCAGCCAGTTCCGTCAGCCCATGCTGGAGTTCTCCGGCTCCTGCGCCGGCTGCGCCGAGACCAGCTATGCCCGCCTGATTACCCAGCTGTTCGGTGACCGGATGTACATCTCCAACGCCACCGGCTGCTCCTCCATCTGGGGCGGTCCGGCTGCCACCTCTCCCTACTGCACCAACAAGGAAGGCCATGGTCCCGCTTGGGCCAACTCCCTGTTCGAGGATAACGCTGAGCACGGCCTGGGCATGTATCTGGGCCAGCAGGCCACCCGCAGCCGTCTGGCGGATCTGACCCGGGAGCTGATTGCCAAGGATTGGGCAGTGCCCGCTCTGAAGGAGGCCGGCCAGAAGTGGCTGGACACCATGGAGGACAGCGCCGCCAACGGCGAGGCCACCAAGGCATACATCGCCGCCCTGGAGAGCAGCATCTGCACTGTGGACGAGCTGCTGGCCAATCCCAAGGCGGAGATCCATGCCTTCGGCGAGGAGCTGAAGGCAAAGGGCGAGACGCTGTGCCAGTGTGACGCCTGCAAGCTGGCTGCTGAGATTCTGGCGGACAAGGAGTTCCTGTCCAAGAAGTCCATGTGGATCTTCGGCGGCGACGGCTGGGCCTACGACATCGGCTTCGGCGGTCTGGACCACGTCCTGGCCTCCGGCAACGATGTGAATGTCTTCGTCTTTGATACCGAGGTGTACTCCAATACCGGCGGCCAGGCCTCCAAGGCGTCCAACATCGGCCAGGTGGCGCAGTTCGCCGCGGCCGGCAAGGAGATCAAGAAAAAGTCCCTGGCGGAGATCGCCATGAGTTACGGCTATATCTACGTGGCTCAGGTGGCCATGGGTGCCAACCCCGCCCAGACCCTGAAGGCCATTCAGGAGGCCGAGGCTTATCCCGGCCCGTCCCTGATTATCGGCTACGCCCCCTGCGAGATGCACTCCATCAAGGGCGGCATGATGAACTGCCAGAAGGAAATGAAGAAGGCTGTGGAGTGCGGCTACTGGAACCTGTTCCGCTTCAACCCCGCCGCTGAGGGTGCCAA